The genomic DNA CAACTTTCGAAGGCCGCGTGAAAGCCATCAGCAGCTCGATCATCGTCTTGGCCGGAGCGATCTTGATCGGGGCTGGAGTGCAGCACAACGCGTACGAATGGGCCGCAATCGTCGGGCTCGTGGTGGGCGCAATTGGGTTGGGCGCCTGGCTCGGGTACCTGGGCTTCTGGGACTGGATTCTCAGCGGGCCCCCTCAAGCAAGTGACAACAATGCAGAAAGTGACCCATGATCGACTCCCCGGAAGCCAAGTTCGCCGTCGCCGCCGTTAGGGAGGCCGCCCAACTGGTCCGCCGCGTGCAGGCCGAGATGGTCACCGACGCCCTCGAGAAGGGCGACAAATCGCCGGTCACCGTCGGCGACTTCACCGCCCAGGCGGTCATCGCCCGGCGGCTGCAGGACAACTTCCCGGGCGTGAAGCTGGTAGGCGAAGAGTCGGCCGCCGACCTCCGCGAGGAAGCAGGCACCGAGACCCTCGAGCAGGTTACGCACTTCGTGCGGATGGTACTGCCGCACGCCACCGCGGAAGAGGTCTGCGACTGGATCGACTTCGGCACGGCCGACGCCGAGGGCGAGTACTGGACCCTCGACCCGATCGACGGCACCAAGGGCTTCCTGCGGGGCGACCAGTACGCCGTCGCCTTCGCCCTGATCAAGGACGGCCAGGTGCAGGTCGCTGCGCTGGGGTGCCCCGAACTGGCCGATGCGACCAGCCCCGCCAAGGGGGGCGATGGCTCGGTCCTGTTGGCCGCGAAAGGGCAGGGCGCCCGCTGCCAGTCGATGGCCGACCCGTCCGCCGAGTGGAAGCCGCTGAGCACGTCGGACCTGTCCGACCCGGCCGGCGCCCGCGTGCTCCGCTCGGTCGAGAAGGGCCACACCAACATGGGCCAGATCGACTACTTCGCCGAGGCGCTCGGCATCACGGCCGACCCGGTCGGGATGGACAGCCAGGCCAAGTACGCGGTTCTGGCCGCCGGCGGCGGCGAGATGCTGCTGCGGCTGATGTCGCCGAAGATGCCGGACTACCAGGAGCGGATCTGGGACCAAGCGGCGGGTTCGCTCGTCATCACCGAAGCCGGCGGCCGCGTCACCGACCTCGATGGCCGCCCGCTCGACTTCTCCCACGGCCGCACCCTCGCCCAGAACCGCGGCGTGCTGGCCACCAACGGCCCCCTGCACGACGCGGCGCTCGAGGCGCTCAAGAGCGTCGGCGCCTAACACCATTCAAGAATAGCCGGCGAGCTACGCCTCGCCGGGATGACGCTGCTGCAGGGTCACGGATTGCGCAGGAAGATGAAGCCGGTGCACTTTCGGGAATCTCGAATCTGACCGAGGTTGTCACAACCTCAGCGAGTTCGCTGCCGTTCTTCGGCGCCGCGGATGATGCAACCTCGCTCAGTTGGCTCATCTACGCACCGACCGAAGTGAGCTGCACCTACGCGGGTTTGGCGGCGACCGAAACCGGAGTCGGGTGGTTCAACTTCGGGCCGTCGCTTTAGCGAGCCAAGCGACCCATGACGAAGCGTTCCTTACGGACTTGGGGCAAGAGCCGCATCGCCGAGAACATCCCCTTTGCAACCCGATGACTTCGTCACAATTTACGAATTTGTCACGGGCCAAATTAACCGATTTGTTTTTTTCGCAGCGAGGAATCTGGGAAAAAGTAAGTCAGGGTGACTGAGAACGCAGCACCTAAAATAGCGGCGGGGATGAACACTGAACTGTACGCGCTGATAAAGAGACCAGAGCCTGCTCCTGCGAAGAACCCCATGAGTAACAAACCCATAGGAACACTCAGCGTTCCAACTAGGCCAGTCAGTGTGCCTAAACCTAAGGACGCAAATAGAGATACTGGCTTGCCGCGAAGAAAGAGCAGCCACGGTATCCATGTCCACGCAAAGATATACAGACAGACTACAAAGCCAGCAGTGCTGCTAAGCCCTTCCTGAGTCGCGACCGCGATTACTGCACAGAATATCGCCCCGATGGTCATCAGGCCGATCAGATTGCGAATCGTGACACGTATAACACGCTGTTCATGCATAACAAGTAAATCCGATGATGGATCGGTGGGCGCGCCGACTCACTAAGAGCCGGTATGCTGAGCAGACTCTGCAGGCGAAGCTTTTGGGATTGATGGTAGCCTTTTTGGTGCACGAAAAGATACTGCGAACTGACGGAGGTTGTGTCGTGCGGGGGATTCCGCTCTGCCAAAACCGCCGTCGGTGGACATCACTTCCATCAGAATCGGCTCCAGCAAAGTTGCCGAGGTGTGCCCAACCTCAGCGACTTGAGTCCCGGTTCTTCGACGCGCAGGGGTCAAACGCCGGCGCGTTTGGCGCCCGCCGACTTAACCTCGTTTGTGCCTTAGAACGGTGTTCGCGATGTAGACCGCGCCGCTCTACTCCTCTGCCTCCTGCGGGTACCGAATCAACACCCGGCAAGCCAGCACAAAGAACACCGCGCCTACGGCGACGAACGCCACGTTGC from Posidoniimonas polymericola includes the following:
- a CDS encoding 3'(2'),5'-bisphosphate nucleotidase produces the protein MIDSPEAKFAVAAVREAAQLVRRVQAEMVTDALEKGDKSPVTVGDFTAQAVIARRLQDNFPGVKLVGEESAADLREEAGTETLEQVTHFVRMVLPHATAEEVCDWIDFGTADAEGEYWTLDPIDGTKGFLRGDQYAVAFALIKDGQVQVAALGCPELADATSPAKGGDGSVLLAAKGQGARCQSMADPSAEWKPLSTSDLSDPAGARVLRSVEKGHTNMGQIDYFAEALGITADPVGMDSQAKYAVLAAGGGEMLLRLMSPKMPDYQERIWDQAAGSLVITEAGGRVTDLDGRPLDFSHGRTLAQNRGVLATNGPLHDAALEALKSVGA